In Melitaea cinxia chromosome Z, ilMelCinx1.1, whole genome shotgun sequence, a single window of DNA contains:
- the LOC123668920 gene encoding uncharacterized protein LOC123668920 has translation MHSDEDSKIDEEDTQTELPETKRVDKVMLPFLKESHRQKVEFGDEKQSDKPKQMHPNEMLFPLIYRQSHINSMFKFGDNWYTWSNEKRTDGSKAVNYFICYDEPKHCDDIGWERTDTIPKCAFQIEALTPDDRACINGFGVESRANSACDGGEQMKLSEIVRSCGPRIRSLWRFVRVGRRPTSAVKPADVNSLVCEDEDECYLSVEYRIHHDRITFSLHEPSRGQTFKSALKRDTISEDDKATVTEGHPKTSHRGKKVLEMSKSKKNHMRTRKVAEGKGVVKERDDSGYSNRRQAKNKIKIRENISDDVSE, from the exons ATGCATTCCGATGAAGACTCAAAAATAGACGAAGAGGATACGCAAACGGAATTACCAGAGACAAAGAGAGTTGATAAAGTTATGCTGCCTTTTTTAAAGGAATCTCACAGACAGAAGGTCGAGTTTGGAGATGAGAAACAAAGTGATAAGCCGAAGCAGATGCACCCAAACGAAATGTTATTCCCGTTGATATACCGTCAGAGCCACATAAACAGCATGTTTAAATTCGGCGATAATTGGTACACTTGGTCTAACGAAAAGCGTACGGATGGATCGAAAGCTGTCAATTACTTTATTTGCTACGACGAACCGAAGCACTGCGATGATATTGGATGG GAACGTACAGACACAATACCGAAGTGCGCTTTCCAAATCGAAGCACTCACTCCCGACGACCGAGCTTGCATCAACGGCTTCGGAGTCGAGTCCCGCGCCAATTCTGCTTGTGATGGTGGTGAACAAATGAAg CTGAGCGAGATAGTCCGTTCCTGTGGACCCCGCATACGTTCGCTGTGGCGTTTCGTACGTGTGGGACGTCGCCCTACTAGCGCTGTTAAACCAGCCGATGTCAATTCCCTTGTTTGTGAGGATGAAGATGAATGCTACCTCAGCGTAGAGTATAGA atACATCACGACAGGATAACGTTCTCATTACACGAGCCAAGTCGTGGACAGACATTCAAAAGCGCCTTAAAGCGTGATACAATCAGTGAAGACGACAAAGCCACTGTCACTGAGGGTCATCCAAAAACTTCTCACCGAGGGAAGAAAGTTCTGGAAATGTCGAAGAGTAAGAAAAATCATATGAGAACCAGGAAAGTAGCGGAAGGGAAAGGCGTGGTTAAGGAGAGAGACGATTCCGGATACTCAAACAGAAGGCAAGCGaagaataaaattaagataagGGAAAATATTTCCGACGATGTTTccgaataa